The proteins below come from a single Deinococcus roseus genomic window:
- a CDS encoding FAD-dependent monooxygenase, translated as MTRLLIVGGGIAGLTLGHALLKHAPEVDFDLIEKVPAQRPAGAGIILAPNALPVLDGLGLYGPLRDHGHFLPYNQLCDHQGRTLQKLKGPEDRLLSFHRADLHQVLQDGLKNHLQQGISFQGQQQSKDQVQVQLSSGEVRSYDLLVGADGLRSKVRESCGGPDPVYSGYTSWRTVLTEAPHLPGASELWGHGRRLGLVPLSRGRIYLYFTLNARQNQDFLQGDACRIRELFAEFEGADQGLLERFRSDTPLIHTDIAELPHPYWGKNRTVLIGDAAHALTPNLGQGAGMGIEDAVLLAKLLGQHREVKTVLSELGRIRHPRVQTVQMVSRCLGKLGQLQNPTLVGLRDRLMRAGPANATPDWLWTPPLA; from the coding sequence ATGACCCGTCTGCTGATTGTGGGGGGCGGCATTGCAGGCCTCACCCTGGGACATGCCCTGCTGAAACACGCACCAGAGGTGGACTTCGATCTCATTGAGAAGGTGCCAGCTCAGCGGCCTGCTGGAGCTGGAATCATCCTGGCCCCCAATGCCTTGCCTGTGCTGGACGGGCTTGGCCTTTATGGACCCCTCAGGGACCATGGGCATTTTCTGCCTTACAACCAGCTCTGCGACCACCAGGGCCGCACCCTGCAAAAACTGAAGGGGCCTGAAGATCGCCTGCTGTCTTTTCACCGGGCAGATTTGCATCAGGTGTTGCAAGATGGGCTCAAAAACCACCTGCAGCAGGGGATCAGCTTTCAGGGACAGCAGCAATCGAAAGATCAGGTGCAGGTGCAGCTTTCTTCAGGGGAGGTTCGCAGTTATGACCTGCTGGTGGGTGCAGATGGGTTGCGCTCAAAAGTGCGGGAAAGCTGTGGTGGTCCCGATCCGGTTTACTCGGGCTACACCAGCTGGCGCACGGTCCTGACAGAAGCCCCCCATTTGCCAGGAGCCAGTGAATTGTGGGGACACGGCAGGCGGCTGGGTCTGGTTCCGCTGTCACGGGGCAGAATTTACCTGTATTTCACCCTCAATGCACGGCAGAACCAGGATTTCTTGCAGGGAGATGCCTGCAGAATCCGGGAGCTCTTCGCAGAATTTGAGGGAGCAGACCAGGGGTTGCTGGAGCGTTTCCGGTCAGACACCCCGCTGATTCACACCGACATTGCAGAACTGCCTCATCCTTACTGGGGCAAGAACCGCACGGTCTTGATTGGAGACGCAGCCCATGCCCTCACCCCCAACCTGGGACAGGGGGCTGGAATGGGCATCGAGGATGCCGTACTGCTGGCAAAATTGCTGGGACAGCACCGTGAAGTCAAAACCGTCCTCTCAGAGCTGGGCCGGATCAGGCACCCACGGGTCCAGACAGTGCAAATGGTGTCCCGTTGCCTGGGCAAACTGGGACAGCTGCAAAACCCCACCCTGGTGGGTCTGCGGGACCGCCTGATGCGTGCAGGTCCTGCCAATGCCACCCCGGACTGGCTCTGGACCCCTCCTCTGGCCTGA